The Saccharothrix variisporea genome has a segment encoding these proteins:
- a CDS encoding SPW repeat protein has protein sequence MTKAWTRWQDWAEVVIGALVLLSPLVVETSNAAMWTMIVLGALIAIDGLASLAMPAMVYGEWFQMLLGALLFISPWVMGYSDLMAASWVSWIGGVLTVAMGAMAMPAANAAHSGLAGSH, from the coding sequence ATGACCAAGGCGTGGACCAGGTGGCAGGACTGGGCCGAAGTCGTCATCGGCGCGCTGGTGCTGCTGTCGCCGCTCGTGGTGGAGACGTCCAACGCGGCGATGTGGACGATGATCGTGCTCGGCGCGCTCATCGCCATCGACGGCCTCGCGTCGCTCGCGATGCCCGCGATGGTGTACGGCGAGTGGTTCCAGATGCTGCTGGGTGCGCTGCTGTTCATCTCCCCGTGGGTGATGGGCTACAGCGACCTGATGGCGGCGTCGTGGGTGTCGTGGATCGGCGGTGTGCTGACCGTCGCGATGGGTGCGATGGCCATGCCGGCGGCGAACGCGGCCCACAGCGGCCTGGCTGGGTCGCACTAG
- a CDS encoding TetR/AcrR family transcriptional regulator: MAEDSSAKQRILDAAEELFAESGFDATPTSRIAERAGVPKGLVHYYFRRKQDLLAALVDRLPDGTVDQRRIVVVGDIAESLRRLVAALDARLNASPLLSHLLWREADTHTAVRDALHARYQLVAAQIRQVILAAGGAAVAKKDVDSASALVALAVSYRHSVARHAPDDDRMDQELAFVATALQ; encoded by the coding sequence TTGGCAGAGGACTCGTCGGCCAAGCAGAGGATCTTGGACGCGGCCGAGGAGTTGTTCGCCGAGTCGGGGTTCGACGCCACGCCCACCTCGCGCATCGCCGAGCGGGCCGGGGTGCCCAAGGGGCTCGTGCACTACTACTTCCGGCGCAAGCAGGACCTGCTGGCCGCGCTCGTGGACCGGTTGCCCGACGGCACCGTGGACCAGCGGCGGATCGTGGTCGTGGGTGACATCGCGGAGAGCCTGCGGCGGCTGGTCGCGGCCCTGGACGCCCGCCTCAACGCGTCTCCGCTGCTCAGCCACCTGCTGTGGCGGGAAGCCGACACGCACACCGCCGTGCGGGACGCCCTGCACGCCCGCTACCAGCTGGTCGCCGCGCAGATCCGGCAGGTGATCCTCGCCGCCGGCGGGGCGGCGGTGGCCAAGAAGGACGTGGACAGCGCGTCCGCCCTGGTCGCGCTGGCCGTCAGCTACCGGCACTCGGTCGCCCGGCACGCGCCGGACGACGACCGGATGGACCAGGAACTCGCCTTCGTGGCCACCGCGCTTCAGTGA
- the mce gene encoding methylmalonyl-CoA epimerase — protein MQEQLRGFVTAIDHVGIAVPDLDAAIAFHREHFGLEVAHEEVNEEQGVREAMLRAPGDTGSGTAIQLLAPLTPESTIAKFIGRSGPGLQQLAYRVSDVDAAAEALRSAGLRLLYDAAKRGTSNSRVNFVHPKDAGGVLVELVEPAEDH, from the coding sequence ATGCAAGAACAACTCCGCGGTTTCGTCACCGCCATCGACCACGTCGGGATCGCCGTGCCGGACCTCGACGCCGCGATCGCGTTCCACCGCGAGCACTTCGGGCTGGAGGTGGCGCACGAGGAGGTCAACGAGGAGCAGGGCGTGCGCGAGGCCATGCTCCGGGCCCCGGGCGACACCGGTTCCGGCACCGCGATCCAGCTCCTGGCGCCGCTGACGCCGGAGTCCACGATCGCGAAGTTCATCGGCCGTTCGGGCCCCGGGCTCCAGCAGCTGGCCTACCGGGTGTCCGATGTGGACGCCGCCGCCGAGGCGCTGCGGTCGGCCGGCCTGCGCCTGCTCTACGACGCGGCCAAGCGCGGGACGTCGAACTCGCGGGTCAACTTCGTCCACCCGAAGGACGCCGGCGGTGTCCTGGTCGAACTGGTCGAACCGGCCGAGGATCACTGA
- a CDS encoding acetyl-CoA C-acetyltransferase, with the protein MSGSVIVAGARTPMGRLLGSLKDFSGAQLGGVAIKAALERAGVAPEQVQYVIMGQVLTAGAGQIPARQAAVAAGIPMSVPALTINKVCLSGIDAIALADQLIRAGEFDIVVAGGQESMTQAPHLLPKSRGGFKYGDVTMQDHMAYDGLFCAFDQVAMGASTEKYNSRYGLTREEQDAFSARSHQLAAKAAENGVFAEEIAPVAIPQRKGDPILFSTDEGVRGDTTVETLAKLRPAFASDGTITAGSASQISDGAAAVVVMSKAKAEELGLTWLAEIGAHGVVAGPDASLHEQPANAIKAACAKEGIDPADLDLVEINEAFAAVGVVSTRQLGISEDKVNVNGGAIALGHPIGMSGARIALHLALELKRRGGGVGAAALCGGGGQGDALIVRVPKV; encoded by the coding sequence GTGTCCGGTTCCGTCATCGTCGCCGGGGCCCGTACCCCGATGGGGCGACTGCTCGGATCGTTGAAGGACTTCTCCGGCGCCCAGCTCGGCGGCGTCGCGATCAAGGCGGCGCTGGAGCGGGCCGGGGTCGCCCCCGAGCAGGTCCAGTACGTGATCATGGGTCAGGTCCTCACCGCGGGCGCCGGCCAGATCCCCGCGCGCCAGGCCGCGGTCGCCGCCGGCATCCCCATGTCGGTGCCCGCGCTCACCATCAACAAGGTGTGCCTGTCCGGCATCGACGCCATCGCCCTGGCCGACCAGCTCATCCGCGCCGGCGAGTTCGACATCGTGGTGGCGGGCGGCCAGGAGTCCATGACCCAGGCCCCGCACCTGCTGCCCAAGTCCCGCGGCGGCTTCAAGTACGGCGACGTGACCATGCAGGACCACATGGCCTACGACGGCCTGTTCTGCGCGTTCGACCAGGTCGCCATGGGCGCGTCGACGGAGAAGTACAACTCCCGCTACGGCCTGACCCGCGAGGAGCAGGACGCCTTCTCCGCGCGCTCCCACCAGCTCGCCGCCAAGGCCGCCGAGAACGGCGTGTTCGCCGAGGAGATCGCCCCGGTCGCGATCCCGCAGCGCAAGGGCGACCCGATCCTGTTCAGCACCGACGAGGGCGTGCGCGGCGACACCACCGTGGAGACGCTGGCCAAGCTGCGCCCGGCGTTCGCCTCCGACGGCACCATCACCGCGGGCTCGGCGTCGCAGATCTCCGACGGCGCGGCGGCCGTGGTCGTGATGAGCAAGGCCAAGGCCGAGGAGCTGGGCCTGACCTGGCTGGCCGAGATCGGCGCGCACGGCGTCGTCGCGGGTCCGGACGCGAGCCTGCACGAGCAGCCCGCGAACGCCATCAAGGCCGCGTGCGCCAAGGAGGGCATCGACCCGGCCGACCTGGACCTGGTCGAGATCAACGAGGCGTTCGCCGCGGTCGGCGTCGTCTCCACCCGGCAGCTCGGGATCTCCGAGGACAAGGTCAACGTCAACGGCGGCGCCATCGCGCTGGGCCACCCGATCGGCATGTCGGGCGCCCGGATCGCGCTGCACCTCGCGCTGGAGCTCAAGCGCCGCGGCGGCGGCGTGGGCGCGGCGGCCCTGTGCGGCGGCGGCGGTCAGGGTGACGCCCTGATCGTGCGCGTGCCTAAGGTCTAG
- the meaB gene encoding methylmalonyl Co-A mutase-associated GTPase MeaB, translated as MTRTVDVAELVDRAREGQPRAVARLISLVEDASPQLREVAAALSPFTGNAQVIGLTGAPGVGKSTSTSALVKAYRERGKRVGVLAVDPSSPFSGGALLGDRVRMGEHATDPGVFIRSMATRGHLGGLSWATPQALRVLDAAGCDVVLVETVGVGQSEVEVVSLADTTVVLLAPGMGDGIQAAKAGILEIADVFVVNKADRDGADQTARDLKHMISLGRRERAEALWRPPVVKTVAARGEGVADVVDAIDAHRAWLHEKGELDRRRAHRAAGEIEAIALERLRSRIGDLHGGSALTTLAKRVVAGELDPYAAADRLVEGVGA; from the coding sequence GTGACCCGCACCGTCGACGTGGCAGAGCTGGTCGACCGCGCGCGTGAGGGCCAACCGCGCGCGGTCGCCAGGCTGATCTCGCTGGTGGAGGACGCCAGCCCGCAGTTGCGGGAGGTCGCCGCCGCGCTGTCCCCGTTCACCGGGAACGCGCAGGTCATCGGCCTGACCGGGGCGCCGGGCGTGGGCAAGTCCACCTCCACGTCCGCGCTGGTGAAGGCCTACCGCGAGCGCGGCAAGCGGGTCGGGGTGCTGGCGGTGGACCCGTCGTCCCCGTTCTCCGGCGGCGCGCTGCTGGGTGACCGGGTCCGGATGGGTGAACACGCCACCGATCCGGGTGTCTTCATCCGCTCGATGGCCACGCGCGGCCACCTCGGTGGTCTTTCCTGGGCGACCCCGCAGGCGTTGCGCGTCCTGGACGCCGCCGGCTGCGATGTCGTGCTCGTCGAAACGGTCGGCGTCGGCCAGTCCGAGGTCGAGGTGGTGTCGCTGGCCGACACCACGGTCGTGCTGCTCGCGCCGGGCATGGGCGACGGCATCCAGGCCGCGAAGGCGGGCATCCTGGAGATCGCCGACGTGTTCGTGGTGAACAAGGCCGACCGGGACGGCGCCGACCAGACCGCTCGCGACCTCAAGCACATGATCTCCCTGGGCCGCCGCGAACGCGCCGAGGCCCTGTGGCGGCCACCCGTGGTGAAGACCGTGGCCGCGCGCGGCGAGGGCGTGGCGGACGTCGTGGACGCCATCGACGCCCACCGCGCCTGGCTGCACGAGAAGGGCGAGCTGGACCGGCGGCGCGCCCATCGGGCGGCCGGCGAGATCGAGGCCATCGCCCTGGAACGCCTGCGCTCCCGGATCGGCGACCTGCACGGCGGCAGCGCCCTGACGACCTTGGCCAAACGGGTCGTGGCGGGTGAGCTGGACCCCTACGCTGCGGCTGACCGACTGGTCGAGGGGGTGGGTGCGTGA
- a CDS encoding arylamine N-acetyltransferase family protein, producing the protein MRSFDVSALLRRIGAEPEPPSSAALTRLHQAFVERVPYEAVEIQLGRVTSLDPVESLDRILAGRGGYCFQLNGVFAAALDALGYRVTRHRAGVQMRPTDPPVINRNHVGLFVHDLDGGPWLADVGLGDGLHSPLPLRTGSYAQGPFTIGLRPSELAQGGWRLDHDPRGSLVGVDFDPEPVELASFSDRHEYLSTSPESGFVRTFCAQRADGSGWDAMRALTLSRVEETTKKTVLETPRDWFAALADVFGLRFSEEERDVLWRKALAQHEEHVSSTRP; encoded by the coding sequence ATGCGCTCGTTCGACGTTTCCGCGCTGCTCCGCCGCATCGGCGCCGAGCCCGAGCCGCCGAGCTCGGCCGCGCTGACGCGGCTGCACCAGGCGTTCGTGGAACGGGTGCCCTACGAAGCGGTGGAAATCCAACTCGGACGGGTGACGTCGTTGGACCCGGTGGAGTCGCTGGACCGGATCCTGGCCGGTCGGGGCGGGTACTGCTTCCAGCTCAACGGCGTGTTCGCCGCCGCTCTGGACGCCCTCGGCTACCGCGTGACCAGGCACCGGGCGGGCGTGCAGATGCGCCCGACCGACCCGCCGGTGATCAACCGCAACCACGTGGGCCTGTTCGTGCACGACCTGGACGGCGGCCCGTGGCTGGCGGACGTGGGCCTCGGGGACGGCCTGCACTCGCCGCTGCCGCTGCGCACCGGCTCCTACGCGCAAGGTCCGTTCACGATCGGGCTGCGGCCCTCCGAGCTGGCCCAGGGCGGCTGGCGGCTGGACCACGACCCGCGCGGCAGCCTGGTCGGCGTGGACTTCGACCCGGAGCCGGTGGAACTGGCCTCGTTCAGCGACCGGCACGAGTACCTGTCCACGTCGCCGGAGTCCGGGTTCGTGCGGACGTTCTGCGCGCAGCGCGCCGACGGCTCGGGCTGGGACGCGATGCGCGCGCTGACCCTGTCCCGGGTCGAGGAGACGACCAAGAAGACCGTGCTGGAGACGCCCCGGGACTGGTTCGCGGCGCTGGCGGACGTGTTCGGGCTCCGGTTCAGCGAGGAGGAGCGGGACGTGCTGTGGCGCAAGGCGCTGGCCCAGCACGAGGAGCACGTCAGCTCAACCCGACCGTGA
- a CDS encoding pyridoxamine 5'-phosphate oxidase family protein, giving the protein MYDSAGLQVLHREECLRLLSTVSIGRLVYTDRALPVVHPVVYALDGDAVVLRVPEGSATLAARDTIVAFEIDEVEPDLSKGWTVMVVGHLTEILDPEWLARVRRLPLASRGHGKQDHYLAVRLEVVSGRRIP; this is encoded by the coding sequence ATGTACGACTCCGCTGGGCTCCAGGTGCTCCACCGCGAGGAGTGCCTGCGCTTGTTGAGCACCGTGTCGATCGGGCGGCTGGTCTACACCGACCGCGCGCTCCCGGTCGTCCACCCGGTGGTCTACGCCCTGGACGGCGACGCGGTGGTGCTGCGCGTGCCCGAGGGCAGCGCGACCCTGGCGGCCCGCGACACGATCGTGGCGTTCGAGATCGACGAGGTCGAGCCCGACCTGTCCAAGGGCTGGACGGTCATGGTGGTCGGCCACCTCACCGAGATCCTCGACCCGGAGTGGCTCGCCCGGGTCCGGCGGCTCCCGCTGGCCTCCCGCGGCCACGGCAAGCAGGACCACTACCTGGCCGTCCGGCTCGAGGTCGTGTCGGGCCGTCGCATCCCCTGA
- a CDS encoding GAF domain-containing sensor histidine kinase — MPSSPDANAARLDGLLRQLTDRTAEVIVSQERMHRLLDAVVSLASDLSLPDVLRRVVESSCSLVDARYGALAVVGPNRQLLEYIHGDEAHHADFDGTAFDPASARFLGVPVHVRGEVFGNLYLTDKVGGADFTRADHEVVEAIAAAAGITIENARLFEQSKQREVWLRASNEVTNALLTGTPDRDALRLVAVRARLAADAVVAALALPDAHGELAVRVMDGELRGFTVSREGSASREVFATGKTKVLDGLPGHFDRIGPVVVVPLAAGERVLGVLMVARARDHRAFDASDVALVESFARQAALILEFTRATGAGRRLAVLEDRDRIARDLHDLVVQRLFGLGLGLQGLNGLVEQPLVAQRLAEFVTEVDQTIREIRRTIFSLQEPPAGQASLRMQFMRVVQDSSRLLGFEPSLSTDGPVDSLVPDHVRPDLLATLREALANAARHASARKVDVELTLDRDGTLLVLVVRDDGDGLPDGRARHTGGLVNMAARAARWGGSCQVQSEVGKGVTVTWSVPLVTG, encoded by the coding sequence TTGCCTTCGTCCCCGGACGCGAACGCCGCGCGCCTGGACGGCCTGCTGCGCCAGCTGACCGACCGGACCGCGGAGGTGATCGTCTCCCAGGAGCGCATGCACCGGCTCCTGGACGCCGTCGTGTCGCTGGCCAGCGACCTGTCGCTGCCCGACGTCCTGCGCCGGGTCGTCGAGTCCTCGTGCAGCCTGGTCGACGCCCGCTACGGCGCGCTGGCCGTCGTCGGGCCCAACCGGCAGCTGCTGGAGTACATCCACGGCGACGAGGCGCACCACGCCGACTTCGACGGCACCGCGTTCGACCCGGCCTCGGCGCGGTTCCTGGGCGTACCGGTCCACGTGCGCGGCGAGGTGTTCGGCAACCTCTACCTCACCGACAAGGTCGGCGGCGCGGACTTCACCCGCGCCGACCACGAGGTCGTGGAGGCCATCGCCGCGGCGGCCGGCATCACCATCGAGAACGCGCGCCTGTTCGAGCAGTCCAAGCAGCGCGAGGTGTGGCTGCGCGCGTCCAACGAGGTCACCAACGCCCTGCTCACCGGCACCCCGGACCGGGATGCGCTGCGCCTGGTCGCGGTGCGCGCCCGGCTGGCCGCCGACGCGGTGGTCGCCGCCTTGGCGCTGCCCGACGCCCACGGCGAACTGGCCGTGCGGGTCATGGACGGCGAACTGCGCGGCTTCACCGTGTCCCGCGAGGGCAGTGCGAGCCGTGAGGTGTTCGCCACCGGCAAGACCAAGGTCCTCGACGGCCTGCCCGGCCACTTCGACCGCATCGGCCCCGTGGTCGTCGTGCCGCTGGCCGCCGGCGAGCGCGTGCTGGGCGTGCTCATGGTGGCGCGCGCCCGCGACCACCGGGCGTTCGACGCCTCCGACGTGGCCCTGGTCGAGTCCTTCGCGCGGCAGGCGGCGCTGATCCTGGAGTTCACCCGGGCGACCGGCGCGGGACGGCGGCTGGCGGTGCTGGAGGACCGCGACCGCATCGCCCGCGACCTGCACGACCTGGTCGTGCAACGGCTGTTCGGGCTCGGTCTGGGGTTGCAGGGCCTCAACGGGCTGGTCGAGCAGCCACTGGTGGCGCAGCGGCTCGCGGAGTTCGTCACCGAGGTCGACCAGACCATCCGCGAGATCCGGCGGACCATCTTCTCCCTCCAGGAACCACCCGCGGGCCAGGCCAGCCTGCGGATGCAGTTCATGCGGGTGGTGCAGGACTCCAGCCGCCTGCTCGGCTTCGAACCGTCCCTGTCCACAGACGGCCCGGTCGACTCCCTCGTGCCCGACCACGTCCGACCGGACCTGCTGGCGACCCTGCGCGAGGCCCTGGCCAACGCGGCCCGCCACGCGTCGGCGCGCAAGGTGGACGTGGAGCTGACCCTGGACCGCGACGGCACCCTGCTGGTGCTGGTGGTGCGCGACGACGGCGACGGCCTCCCCGACGGCCGCGCCCGGCACACCGGCGGCCTGGTCAACATGGCCGCTCGTGCGGCGCGGTGGGGCGGGTCGTGTCAGGTTCAGTCGGAAGTGGGCAAGGGCGTAACGGTGACGTGGTCGGTACCGTTAGTGACAGGGTAG
- a CDS encoding response regulator: MSISVLLVDDHEIVRRGLHQLLDVESDIDVVGEAESAAAAIAAAVEHRPDVAVIDVRLPDGDGVTVCREIRSTVQPPPACLMLTSYSDDEALFGAIMAGAAGYMLKQVSGNDLVSAIRTLAAGGSLLHSGVTATVLQRLRGGPVEDPRYASLSPQERRILDLIAEGLTNRQIAQRLYLAEKTVKNYVSSLLHKLGFDRRTEAGVYAAKRRQSGAPGY, encoded by the coding sequence ATGTCCATCTCGGTCCTGCTCGTGGACGACCACGAGATCGTGCGGCGCGGCCTGCACCAGCTGCTCGACGTCGAGTCCGACATCGACGTCGTCGGCGAGGCGGAGAGCGCGGCGGCGGCCATCGCGGCGGCCGTCGAACACCGGCCCGACGTGGCCGTCATCGACGTCCGGCTGCCCGACGGCGACGGGGTGACGGTGTGCCGGGAGATCCGGTCGACCGTCCAACCCCCGCCGGCGTGCCTGATGCTGACGTCGTACTCCGACGACGAGGCCCTGTTCGGGGCGATCATGGCCGGCGCCGCCGGGTACATGCTCAAGCAGGTGTCCGGCAACGACCTGGTGTCGGCGATCCGGACCCTGGCGGCGGGCGGGTCCCTGCTGCACTCGGGCGTCACCGCGACCGTGCTGCAGCGGCTGCGCGGCGGTCCGGTGGAGGACCCGCGGTACGCGTCCCTGAGCCCGCAGGAGCGGCGCATCCTGGACCTGATCGCCGAGGGCCTGACCAACCGGCAGATCGCGCAGCGGCTGTACCTGGCGGAGAAGACGGTCAAGAACTACGTCTCGTCACTGCTGCACAAGCTCGGGTTCGACCGGCGCACCGAGGCCGGCGTGTACGCGGCGAAGCGCCGCCAGTCCGGCGCGCCGGGGTACTAG
- a CDS encoding DUF5984 family protein, whose amino-acid sequence MDVPRATDLRIDFSLTPLDQVERWGGNQLHWFALTDGVYRLRFGDHAFPDDEVDYYLARVWEDLLVLAPAALEPVPADLVDLVRGEVVINDEDLAALHWYSDHYLDFGYVQGVRGCQWWRLDDVLHVEWPGHHVTMPVEAFTAALTGFHHALMAAMEQRVRHCETQGVPPGTGLDVAGLRREHEDRKTWLAPALRPRTTDLAAVRRA is encoded by the coding sequence ATGGACGTGCCAAGGGCCACCGACCTGCGCATCGACTTCTCCCTCACCCCGCTCGACCAGGTGGAGCGGTGGGGCGGGAACCAGTTGCACTGGTTCGCGCTCACCGACGGCGTCTACCGGCTGCGCTTCGGGGACCACGCGTTCCCCGACGACGAGGTCGACTACTACCTGGCCCGCGTGTGGGAAGACCTGCTCGTGCTCGCCCCGGCGGCACTGGAGCCCGTGCCGGCCGACCTCGTGGACCTGGTGCGCGGCGAAGTGGTGATCAACGACGAAGACCTCGCCGCCCTGCACTGGTACTCGGACCACTACCTGGACTTCGGGTACGTCCAGGGCGTGCGCGGGTGCCAGTGGTGGCGGCTGGACGACGTGCTGCACGTCGAGTGGCCCGGCCACCACGTCACGATGCCCGTGGAGGCGTTCACCGCGGCCCTGACCGGGTTCCACCACGCGCTGATGGCCGCCATGGAGCAGCGCGTGCGCCACTGCGAAACCCAAGGCGTCCCGCCCGGGACCGGGCTCGACGTCGCAGGTCTCCGCCGCGAGCACGAGGACCGCAAGACCTGGCTCGCCCCCGCCCTCCGGCCCCGCACCACCGATTTGGCGGCGGTCCGCCGTGCCTAG